The Prionailurus viverrinus isolate Anna chromosome B1, UM_Priviv_1.0, whole genome shotgun sequence genome includes the window AGGCTTTCCTACAGAACAGATTACCTCATCCACCACCTTTGTTCATGGCTCAATGGAGTGTGTGACGTCCCTGGCAGGCTTCCAAATAGGGGCTAGCTGTCCCATCTGTCTGGACTACTTGAAAGACCCAGTGTGGGCATAACTTCTGTCTCTCTTGAGTCAGTCTGTCCTGGAAGGATCTAAATGAGACTTTACCCTGTCCATTTTGCCATTATTGTTCTCTAGGAAGGAAATTCATAAGCAATCCCCAGCTGGGCAATTTGATGGAAATCGCTAAGCTACTATAAATAAGAAGAagccagaggaagaagaaggaagagaagctcATATCTGAAAAAGCATAATTAAGTGTTGGCCTTCTTCTGTCAGAAGGACCGGAAAGTTTTGTCCACAGTGTAGTTTCTCCACTGATCACTGGAATCACTGCATTTGACCCAGAGAGAAGGCTGTTCCCCATCACAGGAAAAGATTGGAGAATTGCACTGaaccagggaaggagagagtggaACAGGTAGAAAAGGGGATAACTGTGCAAACCAGAAAATCATTGgaactgaagaagaaataaagtgtgAGTTTGAGCAACTTACgtggtttctcaaaaatgagCAAGAGACTGTTCTTTCGCAATGACAAGATGAGGAAATGGATATTTTAATGAAACGAAATGAAAAcctaacattttaaaagcatctttcCACATTAAAACATCTATTAAAGGAGATAGAGGGAAGATATGCAAGGTGAAAACTGGAATTACTGACAGATGTTGAAACTATCTACCATAGATATAAAACCTTAAAGTCCCCTGAACCTTTTTCATGACAATTAAAGGAATATggcaagaaggagaaggaggcggaggaggaggaggaggaggaggaggagaagaagaagaacaagaagaaaaagaagaagaagaagaagaagaagaaggggaggaggaggaagaagaagaaaaataaggagggggtggggaggggagagggaggggggaggaagaaaagaagtgtGAAATGGGTGATGCAGAAAAGGGCAACTAGGAAATCATAACATGGGGGAAACCGATCTGCTTATTGACGGCAGAGAAGGCTTTCTGAGCTTGGCAGAATTTGATCTGGACCTTGAAGCTTAGGGGAGGTTTCTAAGATGAGGTAGGCAATTTTTGTAGTGATGTATAGGAGCCTTTagttctgggttttattttacttcagttGATCTCATAAAATTCATGTCATCTTAATCACCATCAGAAATGTcaacttgaaatattaaaaagcacTAGGAATTAACACACAGGGCTACAGAGGATATACATAAGTGTACAAGGCGGGTTATATTCTTTAGTTTGTGGGTGGTTTGGCCAGGAGGACAGAAGAGACATACCTAAAGTAAGACCCAAAGTGATGGAAGCACCAAACAAAACATTAAACTCTAAAATGTAGGAATAACTggtaatattttacttttgctgcattctatttcttttaagagTCAGCCACGCTAAAATGGGAAAAGCCCCTGGGGACTCTGGTCCACCAACTAAAGCAGCAAGGGAATAGATCATTTTTCtacaatgaaagaaaatgcaCCACATGACCCCAAGCAAAACGAATGCACCAGAGAAGCTATCAGGCATCTGCTTTCcagctcttttcttctctcagctGTCAGCGTTCCTTAGCCAGTTGTTTAGAATCCGATGCAGAGACCAGGAAAGGCCTTTCTCATTACCCATCAATACATGGAATTTGCCCTGCCTCAGCCAAATAATTCCAGCACCATCAACACGACAAGAGTAGATTCTACGTTTCAATAGAAACACGGGCTTTGCTCACATTAAGCAACGTACCCAAACTCTGTTCAAGACACACCTGGGGTCTGGTGCACGGGTGGCATACCAAGTGCCGAAGGTGGAGAAAATTCTCTGGAACAGAGACCTGAGAGCTGAGtacttgctccctctctcaactGCTGCTACTCAATATAGCATCCACCCACAACTCCACCTGGCCCGCCCCCAGATCATTTCCTTGGAAGGAGCCCTCTGTTCTTTGGCCAAGTACTGAACAGAAACAAGAGTCAAAATCCCCTGCTTCCCCACTGGGTTCCAAGTCCCTAACCTCCACCTGACCTGTCCTTGCTGAACTGAAGTGCAAGATTTTACAGGGCAGGACAGGGAAatctctgccctctctgctcctaagcagcagcagcagcagctgaggCAGGATAGGGATCTCAGCCTTGCTGGCAAGTGTCAGGGAAAATGAGGTTCCTCCCATCCTGAGGCTTGGCTAGCGCTCAACCTGCCCTGCGCTGCTCTGCATTTACCCAGTCCAAAGCTCTCATTCCCTGCAGCTTTCCACCACAGACATTCTAATTATTACTTGGTCTATAAAGACACTTGTGTGCCCAAAGAAGAGAgcgtattttttttaattatttttttaatgtttatttacttttgagtcaGAGAAAGTGTGAAgcggcagagaggcagagagagaaggagacagaatctgaagcaggctccaggctaccagctgtcagcacagaacccgttgtggggctcgaacccacgaacagcgaacagcgagatcatgacctgagcgaaaatcagacacccaactgacccacccaagcaCTCTGAGagcgtatttttttttaagtattaacatTCTTAGGGGATAATCTTTTCCCGCTTGGTATTTGGTTAAGAGTATCACATATGAGTTTGTTAACTTCTACAATGTAAGTCTATTATTCAGTTCCATGCAAGTAGAAATTAATCTTTCTATTATTGGCATAGTTTGCCAAGACTTCCAGGATACCTATGGAAATATTTCTAATGCATTTTTCAATTgattcagaatcttttttttctgaaaattaatttaatccTGAAATTAATGATACTAGTAATACGCTAGGTGCTTTACAGACATTGGCTTTTTTAATCATCACTGCAAGATAAGCattattatctctctcttttttttttaaagaagaaactgaagtttgAAGAGAATAAGGAACATGCCCAGCACCTTTTAGTTAGTCAATACAAAGCCTGTCCAGATCTTGAACTCGGATCATATTGTCTCAAAACATACATTCTTTCCATTGTTCCATGCATGCTGCCTTCTCACTGATATAATTTATTAGTGAAAAAATGGTACAGATAGCTCCCAGTCTGAGTAACATGACAGTCTGTGTTGGGATTCACTGTTGACATGGGTCCCAAAAAAGCCAAGTGAATGAAAGCCTTCACTGCGATGACTCCAAACAGGATGAATGTGTCAGAGAAGCTAAAGAacatctctattctttttttacttcAGTCTCAGGTATTTTTGGTTATTTCAAATACATTGCATATTCCAGAAAAGGACTTAGTTCATTATAAACTCCAATATATGAAATTAGCTCTATTCTCAAATTCTTTCCCCCTTAAAATTCTGAGCAGTGAGCTGTGACATGTGAACAAGTCACTTTACTTTATATGTAACAAGCTTCCCAGAGATCAGACAGTCTACATAATCTTTTGTCACATGAATCACCAAAAAAGAGACCCACACCTTCAGGCAACAAGAACAGGTTAAAAAAAGACATCAGCCCCCTGCTGATTAGGGCTGCTGGACACTCACCCACCATTTGTGATCCATGAATGTACAAAAGTGGCCACCATACTCATTTGTACTcatgtccattcatttatttccacattcAACACAATTCTGAGTCTCCATTATGGgttaggcattgtgctaagtgtttGAGATAtaaacaataagcaaaaaaaaaaaaaaaggctccctGTCCCTGTTCCTGAGAGAATGTAAAATCTTTTGGAGTAGACAGATGTTAAACAAAAGGtcatacaaataaatgtaaactatAACCGTCATAAATACTACAAAAGAGTTGTTGGTACAAGATGTTGTGAAAGTGTATCTAATAAGGTGCGATTAACTTAATCAACAAGATTAGGGAAAACCCCATAAATTAATGATTAAGTTGTTATCTTTATGATTGATAGTAGGTAACTGAGCACATAGatagaatgaaggaaggaaattaattaGAGCAATAAGGTTACCAAATATCATATGTACATGATCCTTCGTGGTCACCATTCTCTttcattcaaaataagaaaaactatgTTCAATGAACCTGCCTATCAGATTCTGCATAGTGTTTTGGACTGGTGCCCTGGAGGAAACATAGGTAAGATACCAGGCCACAGGGTCAGTGATCTATTTTACCAATAAGATGAGGAAAAGTTTAGATTGGTATAAGCCAGCTTGGATTCACCACACTCTTCTAGATCTCTGTGAAGAGTTGTTAGGCCAAGGGTTTCCTTGACCATCATCAAAAAACGATATAAACAAATACAgacatttaagtattttttctcaagaattacttaaaatcacacacacaggCGTTAGCTGCCTCCAGGCTGATACACCTCCACGCTAATACCCAGGCTCTGAGATTCCACATAGGACACAAATGTTTGGAAACTATTGACCTGAAATTTTTGAGAGGTCcagaagaactaaaaataatgttctcattaaccaaaaccaaacagaattttttaaatttatttttatttttttaatttacctgcaagttagcatatagtacaacaatgatttcaggagtagattccctaatgccccttacgcattcagcccctccccccctttttatttatttatttatttttatttttattttattttttatttttttatttatttttgggacagagagagacagagcatgaacgggggaggggcagagagagagggagacacagaatcggaaacaggctccaggctctgagccatcagcccagagcctgacgcggggctcaaactcatggaccgcgagatcgtgacctggctgaattcggacgcttaaccgactgcgccacccaggcgccccagcccctcccccttcttacaacccctccagtaaccctctgttctccatatttaagagtctcttctgttttgtccccctccctgtttttatattatttttgcttcccttcccttgtgttcatctgttctgtgtcttaaagttctcatatgagtgatgtcatatatttgtctttctttgactaatttcgcttagcataacacactctagttccatccacgttgttgcaaatggcaagatttcattcttttgattgccgagtaatactccattgtatatttataccacatcttctttatccactcatccatcgatggacatttgggctctttccatgctttggctattgttgatagtgctgctataaacactggggtgcatgtgccccttcgaaacagcatgcctgtatcccttggataaatacctagtagtacaattgctgggtcgtagggtagttctgtttttaattttttgaggaaactccatactgttttccagagtggctgcaccagtttgcattcccaccagcagtgcaaaagagatcctctttctccgcatcctcaccaacatttgctcttgcctgagttattaatgttagccattctgacaggtgtgaggtggtatctcattgtggttctgatttgtatttccctgatgatgagtgatgttgagcattttttcatgtgttggttggccatctggatgtcttctttggagaagtgcctattcatgtcttttgcccatttcttcactggattatttgtttttttgggtgtggagtttgatatgttctttatagattttggatactaaccctttatctgatatgtcatttgcaaatatcttctcccattccattggttgccttttagctttgctgattgtttccttcgctgtgcaaaagctttttattttgatgaggtcccaatagttcatttttgcttttgtttcctttgcttctggagatgtgttgagtaagaagttgctgcagccaagatcaaagaggtttttgcctgctttctccttgaggattttgatggcttcccatcttatatttaggtctttcatccattttgagttcatttttgtgtatggtgtaagaaagtggtccaggttcattttttgctgtccagttttcccagcaccacttgttaaagagactgtctttattcaattggatattctttcctgctttgtcaaagattagctggcatacgtttgtgggtccatttccaggttctctattctgttccattgatctgagtgtctgtttttgtgccaaatcagaaattttaatgtatatatacatatatgcatattgtgtgtatgcatatatgttatatattacttaatttttacttttatttgcatttattcatATACCACTTCATCTTACTAAGAAACTTGCCTGCAATAAAAGATacatataatgataaaataaaataaaatttgaataaaaattcagGACAAAAGAAATGTcctaaatacatttcaaaatgatagCTATTATTGAGACTTAAATTTATTCTAAGGCAGCTCCTCAATTCAAACAAAGTTTGTTTTAGTGTAGTACTCTAACAATGCAATGTTTTACATAACACTTTAGATGGTCTtgctattataataaataatacccCTGCTTTTCATTAACCATAAAAATATAGTCTCTAAATAAATGCCATCACAGAAGTGGCTCTTGACTCAAATAGTACAAGTTTTTTTTATCCCTCCTGCTGGCTTAAATCAggctccttttcctttttgcttaaccACTTCCCTGCGAtttatttctctatatttaacTGCACACCCTACATTGCTTGTTGGAGTACCTTCTAGTGACTGGGATGCAACCCAGACTCCTCAGCATGGTTGACACAAACCTCCACTATCTGGCTGCACCAACCCTTCCAGCCCTGTCCTTTAATGCTATGTACTCCTAATACTctgaatttctctctttctcctggaCATACCAGGTCCTTCCATGAGATAAtatgcctttgcacatgctctgtACCTTTGCCCCAAATTTATTCTATCCTTCGCAGCCTCTCCCAGAAAACTTCTAGACATCCCTCCAAACCCAAATGAAATGTTACCTTATTGATGAAGTTTCTTTGATTTTCCCAGGCAAATATCAGTattccttcctctgtgctctgaGACCACTTTGTGCCCCCCTGCACTGTGAGCCCAGTGGTGATTAAAACAACTGGGACTTCTTCAAGGACCCAGCGCTTTGCATGGTGCCCCATAgacactcaataagtatttgccaTATTAACATCTTCAGCCATTTTGTAGTAAATACATTAGTAAATACTAAATGTAGTAAGTGTagtaaaaaatgtagtaaaaaaaaaaaaaaagaaagaaaagcattataTTCCAAATGGCTGTTTCCCACAATGACTgctgatttaaaaaggaaagataggggcacctgggtgactcagtcagttaagtgtctgacttcggctcagatcccgatcttcacagtttgtgagtttgagcctcacatcgggctctgtgctgacagctcagagcctggagcctgcttcagattccatgtctccctctctctctgcccctccccgcttgcactcactctctctctgtctctttctctttctcaaataaataaataaacatttaaaaaaaacaaaaaggaaaaataagcaaaggcaTAAATCAAAAAGCACCTTGGTGAAGGTAAATCTGCAAGCTGATGTGATTTGATGATGGACTGCCAAACACCTACAGGAGAGAGGGGTATGGAGACTGTGTGACTGCTTCCCCTAACCATCACTTCCTTTAGCTGGGCACAGGACAGGAAATGAAGAACAAACCATTGGAGGCTGCGCTCTCATGACGACTGGTAGGCTGGGCTGTCTGGTGCCAGCTACTAAAGGATTTTTCTGCTGTGTAATCAGGAGAGCAGATGGCAGGGCTGGCATTCAAGGGCCTCAACCAACACCTAGCATGACGCCCGCCAAAGGacgtgctcagtaaatgtttgtttctgtggCTGCCAGACCCACCAGAACGGGAGGTTACGTCAACCCTGGAGACAGGCCACCCGAGCCCTGCTGACAATGGCAGACTTTACTTCAGGAATCAGCTTGGGATCATCTCCAGTATGTGAACCAACTCCATGGAGACCCTGGAGTTCTACACCAAACACTTAGGCCTGGAAGATGTTCAAAGCAGGTGTGGTGATATCCCTCCAGTGTCTTAAAAAAGACACAGTAAAATCTCCTCAGAAAATCTCATTCTAAAGAGCATGGTTTTCCTGTGTCCATGGCAGGAAGAATTAACTGCAAAATTAAACTAGTTGACTTGTTTTGTGTAATTATATAATACAGACTTTTGGGTGTTGAAAAACGCCTGCCAAAGGCAGTGATTTAGGTTTTCTGTAATTAATGTTGAGCTACTTTTTTCAGTGTAGCTACAAAGAACACTTTTCTCATGGAAGCAATCTTGATCTTTATAATAAAGCCATATCATCAAAGTAGATGATCATGGGGATATATTATTCTCTTTTCTATGGCAGAAAACCATctctcttgttcttttatttatttcttctggttcctttaaaattaatattgaatCACATAAAAGTGACATCAAGTccctaggtttgtttttttttttaacgtttatttattattgagagacaaagaaacacaGAGCGAAAGCAGGGcggggtagagagaaggggagacacagaatctgaaacaggctccaggctctgagctgtcagcacagagcccgacgcggggctcaaactcaggaaccaggagatcatgacctgagccgaagtcggtcgcccaaccaactgagtcacccaggcgccccaaagtcactactaggtttaaaaaaaaaagataatattggGGGATCGAGCTAAAAGCCGGAAAACAGTTTTACTTAATAGATTTAAGACTGTTGTCTACTACGTCACATAATTCCCTGCATAAACTGATTTTTAGAATGCAGTGATTAAGTTCACCAAagcttttttttcattcagctataactgacatataacatgttACTAGTTTAAGGTacataacataatgattcaatatttgtatatattgcaaaatgatccccacaataagtctagttaacaccCATCACAgcacatagttacaaatttttttctagcgatgacaacttttaagatctactctcagaaGCTCTcaaatatacaatgcagtattgtGAGCTGTAGTCACAATGCTGTACAATATGTcaccagtatttatttattttataactggaagtttgtaccttttgacccccttcacctattttgcctccCTGTCCCGTGCCCCCCACatttggcaaccaccaatctgtttttttgtatttatgaactcgggattttttttttccttgagattccacatataagtaagatcatacagtatttgtctttgtttgtCTGACTTCACTTATTAGCATGaggccttcaaggtccatccatattgtcaaaaatgacaagatttcattctttcttatggctgaataatatatatattgtgtatatgtgtgtatacgtgtggatgtgtgtatattgtgtatatgtgtgtatatgtgtatatatattgtgtatatagtgcatatatgtatatatatacatatatatgtatatcataatttctttattcattcatccattgataaaCACCAAGGTTGTTTCCATCTCTAGGGAATTGAAAACattgctgcagtgaacacaggggtgcatacaCCTTTTCGagttagtgcttttgttttctttagataaatacccagaagcgaAATTGATGACTCATACGGTAGttcaatttttttaggaacctccgtgctgtcttccacagtggctgtaccaatttactttcccaccaacagtgcacaaggtttccGTTATACCCACATCCTCCattacatttgttatttcttgtctttgattatagccattctaaccagtgtgaagtgatacctcactgtggttttcatttgcacttccctgataattagtaatattgagcaccttctcatgtgtctgttggttatctat containing:
- the TRIM61 gene encoding LOW QUALITY PROTEIN: putative tripartite motif-containing protein 61 (The sequence of the model RefSeq protein was modified relative to this genomic sequence to represent the inferred CDS: inserted 4 bases in 2 codons; deleted 1 base in 1 codon; substituted 5 bases at 5 genomic stop codons), whose amino-acid sequence is MECVTSLAGFQIGASCPICLDYLKDPXCGHNFCLSXVSLSWKDLNETLPCPFCHYCSLGRKFISNPQLGNLMEIAKLLXIRRSQRKKKEEKLILKKHNXVLAFFCQKDRKVXCPQCSFSTDHWNHCIXPREKAVPHHRKRLENCTEPGKERVEQVEKGITVQTRKSLELKKKXSVSLSNLRGFSKMSKRLFFRNDKMRKWIF